The following proteins are encoded in a genomic region of Amphiura filiformis chromosome 18, Afil_fr2py, whole genome shotgun sequence:
- the LOC140139184 gene encoding mitogen-activated protein kinase kinase kinase 20-like, with protein sequence MSSNIVNIKRKALDNFKELGSGGFSTVYKVRYELSLQNYSYAYPRGHPEYIFAAVKKLHAPDYKELELLSKLKHPYVVKLFGVVNEIPDFFLVLELCEGGSLRSYLNKHKKTPLHLNLAYTWIEQGALAIQYLHSEKVIHRDLKADNFLISRTRNIKLCDFGISKRGDRTITVSCLKGTFGWTAPECFEDQDHVSPLSDIFSFGICIWEILTREVPFEKCEYAHVMHRVCLQKERPRIPDSCSPKIVELLEKCWKGSDERKQRPSIDDVVTTVSEVRKQIQCKYHF encoded by the coding sequence ATGTCATCAAATATAGTGAATATAAAACGAAAAGCACTTGATAATTTTAAAGAACTTGGATCAGGAGGATTCAGTACTGTCTACAAAGTTAGGTATGAGCTCTCGCTTCAAAATTACTCCTATGCATATCCGAGGGGCCATCCAGAATATATATTTGCAGCTGTCAAAAAGTTGCACGCACCGGACTACAAAGAACTTGAACTGTTGTCAAAGCTCAAACATCCATATGTTGTAAAACTCTTTGGAGTGGTCAATGAGATCCCTGACTTTTTCCTAGTACTAGAGCTATGTGAAGGTGGTTCTTTACGGTCATAtctcaacaaacacaaaaaaacacCATTGCATCTTAACCTTGCTTACACATGGATTGAGCAAGGTGCACTAGCAATTCAATACCTGCATAGTGAGAAGGTGATACACAGAGATTTAAAAGCCGACAACTTTCTGATCTCCCGCACCAGGAACATCAAACTGTGTGACTTTGGGATCTCAAAAAGAGGAGACAGAACAATAACAGTTTCTTGTTTGAAGGGGACATTTGGATGGACAGCACCAGAATGTTTTGAAGATCAAGATCATGTGTCACCCCTTTCTGATATATTCTCATTTGGGATATGCATATGGGAGATACTAACTCGTGAAGTCCCATTTGAAAAATGCGAGTATGCTCATGTCATGCACAGAGTGTGTCTTCAAAAAGAGCGCCCTAGGATCCCTGATAGTTGTTCCCCTAAGATAGTTGAGCTCCTGGAAAAGTGCTGGAAAGGGAGTGATGAACGGAAGCAGAGACCAAGCATTGATGATGTAGTGACAACAGTTTCAGAAGTCAGAAAACAGATTCAGTGTAAGTATCACTTTTAA
- the LOC140138715 gene encoding sialidase-3-like — MKSRELLVILGCGVLALIWLASHMRTPRNRVYDDTSGKVSNDDVRASRGFKPATPVETEAVVLFYQDMNGYNTTRIPALVYHHDMFFAFAEGRRETFEDVGKMDIILRRGRRKDWKVAWGPVEIIARQSGYRMMNPVPIVDREMDMILLVYNAHPLDVSVDKTVTTKLMSIKSFDLGVTWTEPQDMNHEVIQLIKPRPSMYSPGPGHGIQMKSGRLIVPGYFFSAVSNSKQIGFRNGTFTQSNVIYSDDHSDTWRPGGSLGYREHTDGRAIFSNEATVVELDNELCINSRTLHPDQPRVLSFSNDKGAGFSTPKLEWSLQEPGYYINDTAFWKNRANLLQGPFLLKDKITSPAFVGGCQASTIGFTAPQPLSPSNTWVVFSNPASFKTRRNMALKISKDGCERGASHGLSTQMLVPTQT; from the exons ATGAAAAGCAGAGAGCTACTCGTCATATTAGGCTGTGGAGTGTTGGCGTTGATATGGCTAGCAAGTCATATGAGGACACCAAGGAATAGGGTATATGATGATACGTCAGGGAAGGTCAGCAATGATGATGTACGGGCTAGTAGAGGTTTTAAACCGGCAACACCTGTGGAAACAGAAGCAGTGG TATTGTTTTATCAAGATATGAATGGCTACAATACAACAAG AATACCTGCTCTAGTCTACCATCATGACATGTTCTTTGCCTTTGCTGAAGGCCGTAGAGAAACATTTGAGGATGTTGGGAAAATGGATATTATCTTACGACGTGGAAGAAGAAAAGACTGGAAGGTTGCGTGGGGGCCAGTGGAAATCATAGCAAGGCAGAGTGGGTACAG AATGATGAATCCAGTTCCAATTGTAGACAGAGAAATGGACATGATCTTACTGGTTTATAATGCACATCCATTGGATGTGAGTGTGGATAAAACAGTCACTACCAAGCTGATGTCTATAAAA AGCTTTGATTTAGGTGTAACTTGGACAGAACCACAAGATATGAATCATGAAGTaatacaactcatcaagccaaggccATCCATGTATTctccag GTCCTGGACATGGCATTCAGATGAAATCGGGCAGACTCATAGTACCCGGTTACTTTTTTTCTGCAGTGTCCAACTCAAAACAAATAG GTTTTAGAAATGGGACATTCACTCAATCCAATGTGATATACAGTGATGATCACAGTGACACATGGCGTCCAGGAGGCAGCCTTGGCTATAGGGAACATACGGATGGACGTGCAATATTTAGCAATGAAGCAACA GTAGTAGAGCTTGACAACGAACTCTGTATAAATTCAAGGACACTACATCCAGATCAGCCTCGCGTTTTGTCATTCAGTAATGACAAGGGCGCAGGTTTTAGTACGCCTAAATTGGAATGGTCACTGCAAGAACCAGGATATTACATAAATGACACAGCATTTTGGAAGAATCGTGCCAACTTACTACAGGGACCTTTCTTATTGAAAGATAAAATCACAAGTCCAGCATTTGTTGGTGGATGTCAG GCCAGCACGATAGGTTTTACAGCCCCACAGCCACTCTCACCATCCAACACATGGGTCGTCTTTTCTAACCCAGCATCATTTAAAACCAGACGAAACATGGCATTGAAGATCAGCAAAGATGGCTGCGAGCGTGGAGCAAGCCATGGGTTATCCACGCAAATGCTAGTGCCTACTCAGACTTGA